The Bdellovibrio sp. ZAP7 DNA segment CTTTATTTATTCAGCTTCCGTAACCACGGCGACTTCCACGAAGACTGTATTCAAACAATTTGTGACGACTTGGTTAAACTTATGAAGCCTAAGTACATCGAAGTTATTGGTGAGTTCACTCCGCGCGGAGGGATTGCGATCTTCCCTTATGCAAGCTACGCTTGTAAAGACAAGTTCTATCAGGACTTGTGGAAAAAACGTCTGAGTGAGTTCGCTCCTGGGAAGTATTCTATGGAGTTGAGCAAGCTCTACTAAGAGGGCTTCATGAAACAAAATCTTCCCCAAGAACTTACGAAAATTGTTGATTGGTCAGTAACGGAATTGGGGAAGGTGATTGAGTTCGAAGTCGGTAAATCCGGCTTCAATCGGATCGAACGAATTCGGCGCTATATCAAATCCCCTGCGGGTCAGTCCCTTGAAGGGCTTAAATCACTTCAAGAAGAGCTCGCAAGCCTTTCTGAAAAAGAACAATATCAAATTGCCCATGCCTTTGCCTTGATGCTGGAAATTATTAATTCCTGTGAGGCCGCATATCGCACGTACCGACTTAGAATCGAAGATCGTGATATTGAAGCCATAACTCACAGTTATGGGCGTATCATTCACGTCTTGACTGCACATCCTACAGAATCCAGAAACCCCGATGCTCTGTACTACTTTAAAAAAATTCAAAAGTTGCTAGAACGTCGCTTGGAGAGAATTTCTGAATTAGATGAACCCGAACTGAATATTTTAATCAAATGGGTTTGGAACATCCCGATGTCGAAACAACGTAAGCCATCGGTCATGGACGAAGCTGAATACATTTATAATCTGGGCCTGCAGGACGAAATTATTGAAATGTACATCAAGCAACGCCTTGCCAAGCATCCGTTTTACATTCGCACGTGGGTCGGGGGAGATAAGGACGGCCATCCGGGAGTTGACGAAAAGACGATGTTGCAAAGCTTGAACATGTCGCGAGGACTTTTGGTGAAATGGCTCAGTCGAGCATTTAAGGAATATCAAAAGGACCTGGAGCCGTTGATTCGCAACAAAGGTTTCGAAGCGGCAAAGTCGAAACTGATTAAACAGCTAGGCGCCGAAATTGCTCAGACTTTGGTGC contains these protein-coding regions:
- the queF gene encoding preQ(1) synthase; translated protein: MKKTGRDSKELKNFALGEAKTDYAQTYSPESLEAFDNKNPGKIAWTTFVCTEFTSLCPKTGQPDFAKVFINYIADKKMVESKSLKLYLFSFRNHGDFHEDCIQTICDDLVKLMKPKYIEVIGEFTPRGGIAIFPYASYACKDKFYQDLWKKRLSEFAPGKYSMELSKLY